A single Mustela lutreola isolate mMusLut2 chromosome X, mMusLut2.pri, whole genome shotgun sequence DNA region contains:
- the MCTS1 gene encoding malignant T-cell-amplified sequence 1: MFKKFDEKENVSNCIQLKTSVIKGIKNQLIEQFPGIEPWLNQIMPKKDPVKIVRCHEHIEILTVNGELLFFRQREGPFYPTLRLLHKYPFILPHQQVDKGAIKFVLSGANIMCPGLTSPGAKLYPAVVDTIVAIMAEGKQHALCVGVMKMSAEDIEKVNKGIGIENIHYLNDGLWHMKTYK, translated from the exons ATGTTCAAGAA atttgatgaaaaagaaaatgtgtccaACTGCATCCAGTTGAAAACCTCAGTTATAAAGGGTATTAAGAACCAGTTGATAGAACAATTTCCAGGTATTGAACCATGGCTTAATCAAATCATGCCTAAGAAAGATCCTGTCAAAATAGTGCGATG CCATGAACATATAGAAATCCTTACAGTAAATGGAGAATTACTATTTTTTAGACAAAGAGAAGGGCCTTTTTATCCAACCCTAAGGTTACTTCACAAAT atCCTTTTATCCTGCCACACCAGCAAGTTGATAAAGGAGCCATCAAATTTGTACTCAGTGGAGCAAATATCATGTGTCCAGGCTTAACTTCTCCTGGAGCTAAACTTTACCCTGCTGTAGTAGATACAATTGTT GCAATCATGGCAGAAGGAAAACAGCATGCTCTGTGTGTTGGAGTCATGAAGATGTCTGCAGAAGATAT TGAGAAAGTCAACAAAGGAATTGGCATTGAAAATATCCATTATTTAAATGATGGGCTGTGGCatatgaagacatataaatga